The Haladaptatus cibarius D43 genome window below encodes:
- a CDS encoding helix-turn-helix domain-containing protein, with protein MTVIAEVTIPADELALAETFESVPGLVVELERMVVHPDNRTMPYIWTVGQTGNDVEATLQDDPTTTAVTKLSELDGGSLYHIRWCRETQFTIEEILKVDPIIITGTGARQGWDFQIRFGDQKSISKLQENLNDRDVSVELKRLYAPEAPTVDGQFMLTPKQRIALTVALDAGYFDVPRKANLSELAEQLDITPQALSKRLRRAHKTMSRYVLTKSESAVDRDKRRD; from the coding sequence ATGACGGTCATCGCCGAAGTGACGATTCCCGCGGACGAACTTGCGCTCGCAGAGACGTTCGAATCGGTTCCCGGATTGGTCGTCGAACTCGAACGAATGGTGGTGCACCCGGACAATCGAACGATGCCATACATCTGGACTGTCGGGCAAACCGGGAACGATGTCGAGGCGACGCTACAAGATGACCCGACGACGACGGCAGTCACCAAACTCAGTGAACTCGACGGCGGGTCGCTCTATCACATTCGCTGGTGTCGGGAGACGCAGTTCACGATAGAAGAGATTCTGAAAGTTGACCCGATAATCATCACCGGAACCGGTGCCAGACAGGGTTGGGATTTCCAAATTCGGTTCGGCGACCAAAAGAGCATCTCGAAGCTACAGGAGAATCTCAACGACCGCGACGTATCCGTCGAACTGAAACGCCTGTACGCGCCAGAAGCGCCGACGGTGGATGGACAGTTCATGCTCACGCCGAAACAGCGAATCGCACTGACGGTCGCCCTCGACGCGGGCTATTTCGACGTACCGAGAAAGGCGAATCTAAGCGAACTGGCGGAGCAACTCGATATTACACCGCAGGCGCTCTCGAAACGGCTTCGACGGGCGCACAAAACGATGAGCCGGTACGTGCTCACCAAGAGTGAAAGCGCGGTAGACCGAGACAAACGACGCGATTAA
- the idsA3 gene encoding geranylfarnesyl diphosphate synthase: MTDASTESREELVMQTVEQRRELVNEAIEEDLPIVKPERLYEASRYLLDAGGKRLRPTVLLLVADSLADVEPMSEAYRKFPALDGTELDVMAAAVSIEVIQSFTLIHDDIMDDDDLRRGVPAVHEAYDVETAILAGDTLYSKAFEIMLDTGASPERCVRALDVLASTCTKICEGQALDVAFEERPDVLPEEYLEMIENKTAVLYGAAAKVPAVLLGADDEVVEELYQYGIDVGRAFQIQDDVLDLTVPSEKLGKQRGSDLVENKQTIITLHARKQGIDVDSLVETDDVGDVTEPEIDAAVARLEDAGSIDYAREKAQELVRRGKGRLDVLPDNESRYLLEEIADYLIERGH; the protein is encoded by the coding sequence ATGACTGACGCGAGTACGGAATCACGCGAAGAACTCGTCATGCAGACGGTCGAACAGCGCCGCGAGTTGGTCAACGAGGCCATCGAGGAAGACCTCCCAATCGTCAAGCCGGAGCGCCTCTACGAGGCATCTCGGTATCTGCTCGACGCGGGCGGGAAACGGCTTCGCCCGACCGTGCTGTTGTTAGTCGCGGATTCGCTGGCCGACGTCGAACCCATGTCGGAAGCGTACCGGAAGTTCCCCGCGCTCGACGGAACCGAATTGGACGTGATGGCCGCTGCGGTGAGCATCGAGGTCATTCAATCCTTTACGCTCATCCACGACGACATCATGGACGACGACGACCTGCGCCGCGGTGTTCCGGCGGTTCACGAAGCCTACGACGTTGAAACGGCGATTCTGGCCGGTGACACGCTGTACTCGAAGGCATTCGAAATCATGCTGGACACGGGGGCGTCGCCGGAGCGCTGTGTCCGTGCGTTGGACGTACTCGCATCAACCTGTACGAAAATCTGTGAGGGACAGGCCCTCGACGTAGCATTCGAGGAGCGCCCGGACGTGCTCCCCGAAGAGTATCTGGAGATGATAGAGAACAAAACCGCCGTCCTCTACGGGGCGGCGGCGAAAGTTCCCGCCGTTCTGCTGGGTGCCGACGACGAGGTCGTCGAAGAACTCTACCAGTACGGTATCGACGTCGGTCGCGCGTTCCAGATTCAAGACGACGTGCTCGACCTGACGGTTCCGAGCGAGAAACTCGGCAAACAGCGTGGGAGCGACCTCGTCGAGAACAAACAGACCATCATCACGCTTCACGCTCGCAAACAGGGTATCGACGTGGATTCGCTGGTCGAAACCGACGATGTCGGCGACGTGACCGAGCCAGAAATCGACGCCGCGGTCGCACGACTCGAAGACGCCGGAAGTATCGACTACGCGCGTGAGAAAGCGCAGGAACTCGTCCGACGTGGTAAGGGTCGGCTCGATGTCCTGCCGGACAACGAATCGCGCTACCTGCTCGAAGAAATCGCGGACTATCTCATCGAGCGCGGGCACTGA
- a CDS encoding HalOD1 output domain-containing protein — MDTSETMERAEYVYRMDDEESVTDGVITAVGNATGLSMTEVPPLHESVDVDALNDLFSDSYDGTSRNRGRIGFMYCECKIHVCSTGRVLVEPDEN, encoded by the coding sequence ATGGACACGAGTGAGACGATGGAACGCGCCGAGTACGTATACCGAATGGACGACGAAGAAAGCGTCACCGACGGCGTCATCACCGCGGTTGGAAACGCGACCGGACTGTCGATGACCGAGGTGCCGCCACTCCACGAGAGCGTCGATGTCGATGCCCTGAATGACTTATTTTCGGATAGCTACGATGGCACCTCGCGGAATCGGGGCCGTATTGGATTTATGTACTGCGAGTGTAAGATACATGTCTGTAGCACTGGTCGGGTTCTTGTGGAACCCGACGAAAACTGA
- the tmcA gene encoding tRNA(Met) cytidine acetyltransferase TmcA, whose product MDVSLATALQNEARQSNERRMVVFSGDRDAGYEAVRDALATATIASKETVQVAPQCELDCEQVTQRRAGSLLGTTHEAVVFDAHDELRPNALGRVIGAVDGGGLFFLLAPPLDSWSNRRDEFDESLAVEPFDVEDVSGNFRARLVATLRAHPGIAIVNVDVGTVEKDGLTNSAPRLLPSTLASRARSGGETDSFEGQFPAVAYDACLTDDQRSVVNALESLREPTRAVVVEADRGRGKSSAGGIAVGCLASEGNDVLVTARNYRSAREVFVRAEAILDAMGELADTNHDPPTRIESKSGGSIRFEKPTTAVEPDGDGTGEMDADVVLVDEAASLSVGLLEEFLDFSRLAFTTTVHGYEGAGRGFSVRFRDRLEASDHEVTEVSVVEPIRYAPGDPIEVWAFRALALDARPAVEPLVDDATPEGATYRKLTPGDLLADEHLLRETFGLLVLAHYRTEPADLARLLDAPNVVVRALCWNGHVVSVALLAREGNLPEALRERMYDGERVNGNMLPDVLTTQLRDISAAVPEGLRVMRIATHHAVRSSGLGSRLLREIRQEFSEVDWLGTGFGATPELLRFWRENGYSTIQLSTTRNDASGEYSVLMLSPVSDKGEELYDRHARRFSARIASVLSDALSDMEPDVVREALRATSATVPLSLSDSEWRHVSASAFGPGQFDHDPGPFRQIAVKHFIDPEDIESGVLSLRQERLLVRKVLQTREWVEVADELGFHSTGEAMRTLGKTFRPLVRQYGNESAKEEMWRYVD is encoded by the coding sequence AGCCTGCTCGGAACCACTCACGAGGCGGTCGTTTTCGACGCGCACGACGAACTCCGCCCGAACGCCTTGGGCCGAGTTATCGGCGCAGTAGACGGCGGTGGCCTGTTTTTCCTGCTCGCACCGCCACTCGATTCGTGGTCGAACCGCCGCGACGAGTTCGACGAGTCGCTGGCGGTGGAACCATTCGACGTCGAAGACGTTTCCGGAAATTTTCGCGCACGCCTCGTCGCTACGCTCCGCGCGCACCCCGGCATCGCAATCGTGAACGTGGATGTCGGAACCGTCGAAAAAGACGGATTGACGAACTCCGCGCCGAGACTCCTTCCCTCCACGCTCGCCTCCCGAGCGCGTTCGGGAGGCGAGACTGATTCTTTCGAGGGTCAATTCCCCGCTGTCGCCTACGACGCCTGCCTCACCGACGACCAGCGCTCCGTCGTGAATGCGCTCGAATCGCTCCGCGAACCGACCCGCGCAGTCGTCGTGGAAGCAGACCGCGGACGGGGAAAATCGAGCGCCGGCGGCATCGCAGTCGGCTGTCTCGCCAGCGAAGGAAACGACGTTCTCGTGACGGCCCGGAACTACCGGAGTGCCCGCGAGGTGTTCGTCCGCGCCGAAGCCATCCTCGATGCGATGGGAGAACTGGCCGACACGAACCACGACCCACCGACGCGAATCGAATCGAAATCCGGTGGCTCGATTCGTTTCGAAAAGCCGACGACTGCTGTCGAGCCGGATGGGGATGGCACTGGCGAAATGGACGCCGACGTGGTGCTGGTGGACGAAGCCGCCTCGCTCTCCGTCGGTCTGCTGGAGGAATTCCTCGATTTTTCACGCCTCGCGTTCACGACGACAGTTCACGGTTACGAAGGTGCAGGCCGCGGTTTTTCGGTGCGATTCCGCGACCGACTCGAAGCAAGCGACCACGAGGTGACCGAGGTGAGCGTGGTCGAACCGATTCGCTACGCCCCCGGAGACCCAATCGAGGTGTGGGCGTTTCGCGCGCTCGCGCTCGACGCCCGGCCCGCAGTCGAACCGCTGGTGGATGACGCGACTCCCGAAGGAGCAACCTACCGGAAACTCACTCCCGGGGATTTGCTCGCGGACGAACACCTGCTTCGGGAGACGTTCGGCTTACTCGTCCTCGCACACTACCGAACCGAACCGGCCGACCTCGCTCGACTGCTCGACGCGCCGAACGTCGTCGTTCGGGCGCTCTGCTGGAACGGCCACGTCGTCAGTGTCGCCTTGCTCGCCCGCGAGGGGAACCTCCCTGAAGCACTGCGCGAGCGAATGTACGACGGGGAACGCGTGAACGGAAACATGCTTCCAGACGTGTTGACGACCCAACTCCGCGATATTTCGGCCGCAGTTCCAGAAGGACTGCGCGTCATGCGAATCGCAACCCACCACGCGGTTCGCTCTTCGGGGTTGGGGTCGCGTCTGCTTCGAGAGATTCGCCAAGAGTTTTCGGAAGTCGATTGGCTCGGAACCGGATTCGGCGCGACGCCCGAACTGCTCCGATTCTGGCGCGAAAACGGCTACAGCACGATTCAGCTTTCGACCACCCGAAACGACGCCAGCGGCGAGTATTCCGTTCTCATGCTCTCCCCGGTGAGCGACAAAGGTGAGGAGTTGTACGACCGCCACGCACGCCGGTTTTCGGCGCGAATCGCGTCGGTGCTTTCCGACGCACTGTCCGACATGGAACCGGACGTGGTGCGCGAAGCGTTACGAGCGACAAGCGCCACCGTCCCGCTTTCACTTTCCGATTCGGAATGGCGCCACGTTTCGGCCAGTGCGTTCGGGCCGGGACAGTTCGACCACGACCCCGGCCCATTCCGGCAAATCGCCGTGAAGCATTTCATCGACCCCGAGGACATCGAATCGGGTGTTCTGTCCCTCCGGCAAGAGCGTCTGTTGGTACGAAAAGTGCTACAGACACGGGAGTGGGTCGAAGTCGCCGATGAACTCGGTTTTCATTCGACGGGGGAGGCCATGCGAACCCTCGGAAAAACGTTCAGACCGCTCGTGCGACAGTACGGGAACGAATCCGCGAAAGAAGAAATGTGGCGATACGTCGATTAA
- a CDS encoding glutamate--tRNA ligase: MNDDLRAQIETEVEKHALFNALKHESDADVGAIMGPLMGENPEFREHGNEIPGVAGKVIGQVNQLDTEGKRERLAKIDPELVEELDAEGEEDDRVLPDLPNAEEYDQIRMRCAPNPNGPWHMGHGRMPAVIGTYKDLYDGWFLVRFDDTDPETKRPDMDAYDDILEDIDYLGFEPDEVMTASDRLEIYYDHARDLIEKGGAYTCSCSGEEFSNLKNDAKPCPHRDKDVETTMAEFEDMIAGEYSSGEMVLRVKTDIEHKNPALRDWVAFRMIDTPHPREEAEEYRCWPMLDFQSGIDDQLKGITHIIRGIDLQDSAKRQRFVYDYFDWEYPEVIHWGHVQVDEYDIKMSTSTIGELIEKGELDGWDDPRAPTLQSVRRRGIRGEAITEAMVGLGTSTSNVDLAMSTIYANNRELVDDDAPRFFFVRDGVEYPLIGEHPEVAEPAVHPDHEDRGTRTIPAGEAVLIESGDIPDHGDRIWLKGLGCFQHTRDALQYTGDDISAVRDEGVDVIHWVPAEENVSVRMRTMDGDVAGRAEPDFADTEIDDIVQFERVGFVRVDSQGGDEIVTYYTHD, translated from the coding sequence ATGAACGACGATTTGCGTGCCCAAATCGAAACTGAAGTGGAAAAACACGCGCTGTTCAACGCGCTGAAACACGAAAGCGACGCGGATGTCGGTGCAATCATGGGGCCGCTGATGGGCGAAAATCCGGAGTTCCGCGAGCACGGAAATGAAATTCCGGGCGTCGCCGGGAAAGTCATCGGGCAGGTGAACCAGTTGGACACCGAGGGAAAGCGAGAGCGACTCGCGAAAATCGACCCCGAACTGGTCGAAGAGTTGGATGCCGAGGGTGAGGAAGACGACCGAGTGCTTCCCGACCTCCCGAACGCGGAGGAGTACGACCAGATTCGAATGCGCTGTGCGCCGAATCCGAACGGCCCGTGGCACATGGGGCACGGACGAATGCCTGCCGTTATCGGGACGTACAAAGACCTGTACGACGGTTGGTTCCTCGTTCGGTTCGACGACACCGACCCGGAGACGAAGCGACCGGACATGGACGCCTACGACGACATTTTGGAGGACATCGACTATCTCGGCTTCGAACCGGACGAGGTGATGACGGCCTCCGACCGTCTCGAAATCTACTACGACCACGCCCGCGACCTCATCGAGAAAGGCGGCGCGTACACCTGCTCCTGTTCAGGCGAGGAATTTTCGAACCTGAAAAACGACGCCAAACCGTGTCCGCACCGCGACAAGGACGTGGAGACGACGATGGCCGAGTTCGAGGACATGATTGCCGGGGAGTACAGTTCCGGCGAGATGGTGCTTCGCGTGAAGACGGACATCGAACACAAAAACCCGGCCCTGCGCGACTGGGTAGCGTTCCGGATGATAGACACGCCACACCCACGCGAGGAAGCCGAGGAGTATCGGTGCTGGCCCATGCTCGACTTCCAGTCCGGCATCGACGACCAGCTGAAGGGCATCACGCACATCATTCGCGGCATCGACCTACAGGACTCCGCGAAGCGCCAGCGGTTCGTCTACGACTACTTCGACTGGGAGTACCCCGAGGTCATCCACTGGGGCCACGTGCAGGTTGACGAATACGACATCAAGATGTCCACCTCGACAATCGGCGAACTCATCGAAAAGGGCGAACTCGACGGCTGGGACGACCCACGTGCACCCACGCTCCAGAGCGTCCGCCGACGGGGAATCCGGGGCGAAGCCATCACGGAAGCGATGGTGGGACTCGGCACCTCCACGAGCAACGTCGATTTGGCCATGAGCACCATCTACGCCAACAACCGCGAGTTGGTGGACGACGACGCGCCACGATTCTTCTTCGTCCGCGACGGCGTCGAATATCCGCTCATCGGCGAGCATCCCGAAGTCGCGGAACCCGCGGTTCACCCCGACCACGAGGACAGAGGCACGCGAACGATTCCGGCGGGCGAAGCCGTGCTCATCGAGTCGGGCGACATTCCCGATCACGGCGACCGAATCTGGCTGAAAGGACTCGGTTGCTTCCAGCACACCCGCGATGCGCTCCAGTACACGGGCGACGACATCAGCGCAGTTCGTGATGAAGGCGTGGACGTGATTCACTGGGTGCCCGCCGAGGAGAACGTTTCAGTTCGCATGCGAACCATGGACGGCGACGTTGCGGGTCGCGCCGAACCGGACTTCGCAGACACCGAGATTGACGATATCGTCCAGTTCGAGCGCGTTGGATTCGTGCGAGTCGATAGTCAGGGCGGCGACGAAATCGTGACCTACTACACCCACGACTGA